One Gossypium hirsutum isolate 1008001.06 chromosome A08, Gossypium_hirsutum_v2.1, whole genome shotgun sequence genomic window, GttacacacagctgagacacacgtccgtgtctctgcccatgtggacaaaaataggccattttaaggccacttttctcacccaatcttGGTATCAACCTAGGCACAACTATTTACACACTCACAAAACACAATAAGACCTTCAATTCAAACCAATTCCAAGTCTTATAACTAACATATCATTACATGTATTCAAATATCCAATCTTACCAAATCAATCATATACACATTTGtgcatattttactaaatttattaagttaaattataccTCATTATACCTACTAACTAACCATCaattaaccattttaaacatACCTCATGCATGTTTAATTCATACTTATATAAGTTGGTTGGAAACTTAAACAAAGTATACATCATAATATTACACAAACCAATTTTACCTAAATTATACAAatcactatacatgccatataaaccaaagtATGCATAACAAAATCTATCGGAGCAAACTGAATAGTGTGGCTTGATGTGTTGCTCAAATCTTCCGATTTCTcgttaatctacaagaacattaaacaacacgaGTAAACTTATCGAAGCTTAGTAATTTCACTAGGTTAAACATTGATCTTACCGAACTCACTATAATAAATTAAAGTGCAAATAAATCATACATTCTTCCTGTCAAGCACAATATAAATCAATGAACACACTTCCTtcaaattaataacaataataatcaataaatctttcaattcCAATCACATGATTCTTTTACCAATTCTTACTAAATTGAAGAACGAATTATGGGTATGAGTACATCTTTTTCTTTGtgtcatagtccaactatggtcttacatatatgTTGTCATGGCTCTGTCATGGTCTTACATTCGTAGTGTCataacctagttatggtcttatcatcagaatgtcataacccagctatagtcttacatataaatactgtcatggtccaaccatggccttatccgtcaattcatcctttatcactaaacgattgtactcaatcctgggttctactcaatttaatcattcaattctatttcataatttaataataatttttattgtcaACAACAAAAATATGACTGATTACATAATAACATTCATCAATTagtaaataaacattaaaatttaaccaaacgAACTTACATGGGCTAATTATGGAATTTATAGTAGTTAGGGACTATTctattaattttcctttttctcgttgatctacgggctcttgatctaaaatataaaattattcattcattagcatatattatgtaaaattattcattcattagcatatatttcaattcaatttacttCACAGTTAATAGCCCTTAATTTTCCAAATTACACAATTAACCcaacttttacagtttttacaatttagtctcttacCAATTATCTTATCAATTGAGCTATTTTTTCTCAATtgacaatttattcaattattctAGGCTATATTACAGCCTttgatacatataaatttaatatcaaaccctaattctttaattcttcacaatttagtcctaaaattaatttttattgaaatcacttgataaaatcatcatataacaaaattaaagattcaattttcatgttaatttatcataaaaatccagcactcatcaatggtaactttcaaaattatccataaaatcaaaaactaatgaaataactagttggacctaattgtaaaagtcttaaaaatacaaaaattacaagaaaaaggaaagaattgaactcacttgtagcaaaaatatgaaaaaccagcttagagGGACTCTTCTATGCCATTTTTGGCTGAAAATTCATGAGGAATTgtctaaatttcttttaattgttgttttatttatttaattttataaaatttccaattttacccttatttcatctaatttcctaatttttttttcttgctaATGCCGCGTCAGCCATCATCTTTGGGCTAATTTGTCTTttaagtcctccctcatttaaCATTTAGgctattttattactttagcaaattttacacttttttcaatttagttctttttaattaattaactatcaaaacgttaaaatttttaaacgaaactttacgactaactcaatgacactccataatatttataaaaatatttacgactcaatttatgaaatcgaggtctcgataccttgttttcaaaaccacttaacctaataatttcttttaaaacacaaattactaattcaaaaatctttctaaaatcacacttaactcataaataataaataataaaatttttgaactcactcgtcggatttagtgatctcaaaccactatttccgacaccactgaaaattaggctgttacataaAATGTAacataaggtaaacaaaagtgactagtttagtagtttacccttttttatattttttaaattttaaataattttttagaatttttacatgctttttgaattttaaaaaatgatttataatttttaatggtttttcattttcataatttttatatttttatatttttttatatttttataatttgtttttatatgtttttacattttaaaaaattaatttgaataccttttaattttttacatttatatatatatatttatgatttttacatttttaaaatattttctacaaTTTTAGATGTATTTACCGGAATGCACCATGTGACCATTTATAATTGATTGGAGGAGATGACCGGGTTTTTTTAACGGGGTTAACATTTTGAGATAAATCATGTAACTGAAGCAAAGAAAACTAAGATACTTTAGGGGCAATTTGTGCATTAAGTgtaatttaaatatcacttttctaataaaaaaatgtaGGTACTAGAATAAAAGAATTTGAGTAAAGTTTAGAATTAAACCGAAAAATAAGGATGGAGGGTCATTTCTGAAATTCACCAATCAAATTAAGGGAaaactacaccattagtcactaaaatatggataaatattcattttagtcatttaacaaAAAAGTTATAATCttgatcactaaactattcaaaagttttcatttaagtcactaagaTGTTAAAATCGAAGCTATATGACTTTCCATGTTTGCACTACCCGCACCAGTCGAAAGCTTTCTTTCCCATTATCTTctttagttcaattttttttatcatgaacAGTTTTGAATATCGCGAATCTacaaactaaaattcaaataacttTTTTCTCTTATCTCCGACACTGATTGTCATACCGACTTGTATCTAAAGTATGTTCTTCTGCTTGTCGATGGGTACTGATCCACCAAATCGATCGATCATCGATggaacattaaaaaaaagaagaaaaaacttaACAtatcagtgacttaaataaaaacttttaaatttttcattgacttaaataaaaactttcgaatagattagtaattaaattataatattttttagttaagtgaccaaaacaaaaacatacCCCTAATTTAGTAACTAattgtgtagtttaccctaaaattaaTAGCAACTTGCCGTCAAAACCTCCGAGACCTTTCGAAAACCTTCCATAAACTAAGCCCAAAAAacaaaattgagaagaaaagGAAAACGTTTTCTTTTTGGCTAGAACCAAAAAACCATATTTGATGATACGGAAAATATGAATCCCCAAGCAGACAAGATGGTGAGGAGGATCACCATGGTGGCTACTGTTACTGCCTCTTATTTCCTTTTAACCGCTGACTATGGCCCTGAACCTAATGCTCTCGACCCTGTAAGTATCTTCTACTCTTTACTATTGTTTCGGTTTCAAAGGCCAATCTTCgggttttcaattttttcttatcTGCTGCAGCCTAGGATAAGGGTCATATTATTTTTTGTGGGTTTTCATCAATTTGATGGTTTAGGTTCTACATTCATATTTAGTGTGGAGAATTATaataaatgataatgaatttgAACATGTTAGGTATTAACCTATTGGGTCGAGTAGTCAGTAGCTCAATCTCGTTTCGGATTGGAGTCATGCGGAGGAGAAAACATTGCTAAGTTCGCCCATGTTTACGGATTTGACTTGGTTCAACTCTGGATTTAGTTAGACCCAAGGGGTcttgaaaaaaaaagtataaacttCAAATCCCATtcattttcaaaagaaaatgaaataattaaaaccTGAAAGATTGGGGTTTGGACCTTCTAGTTGAAGAAATTTTAATCAGTTATAGGCAGGATAGGATGGCAACTAACCCCTTTAGAATGAAGTCCAGAAATATAAGAAAAGAACTTAGATGCTGGAACTGAGAGTTTTTATGTGAATTTTGGAAGTTGAAAAAAGATACTTTCTCATGATTTATGTTACACTTTACAAATGCAATTATTGAGAAATTAGGAAGTCTGATGATTTTTTCATCATCATGGACAGCACACGAATGATTAAGCAATACTGTCTCCCATAGAGTAGTAATTTCGAGTTTCGATTCTAGTTGctgtatgatatatatatttcacatgtAGGGTAACCTTAATTGCTTTCGTGTTTTGGGCTTTGGCTTCTTAAAAGCAAGTTTTTTAGTTTGTAAGATGTTGGCTGATAGAATATTGTAAAATGTAATTGGTCTCCTGTACATTAGCTGCGCTAAGCTTCCTATGTTTTAATATGCTTGTAAATCTAATCTTTTTCTATTCTCCTAATACTTGTTTTCTCTAATTCCATGGAGCCCACGCCTCTATAATTTCTTTACTTTCATAAATACTCCAAATTTCTCAACTTTGTTAGGCATAAATTTTGTTGCCTCCTATGTTTGTTGTGTGTAGCATGCTGGTTGTTGATGAATCGGCTTTTCGCTTGTTAAGTTTGAATGATAATGGTCCAAGGGAAGAAGAAtgataaaagaaaggaaataggaATTAGGATATGAAAGAAACAAGGATCTGGTATTTGGAGAACTGGATGCTTGATCTTTACATTCTTTGTTTGGGGTCGTTTGGGGATTTGACTGATGTTGTGATGTATTTGTGTGCTGTATTATCAGTATTCATTAAGGCCGTTTTAGAATTTGGCTTCCTCTCCATTTGTTTGCGATTCTATTGAAATGATATTCACGTGCAGATCAAGAAGAGCATACTATCAGCACAAACTTCACTGAAAGAGTTTATCGTGGGATCATCGAGGGAAGAACATCAAGGAAGTTCGCAGAGTTCCAACAACAACGCTAAAGAACACCCGTAGGTCTATACTCCATCCATAGGATACAAGATCGAGCAGTGATGAGGTTTGACTATTGAATAAGGCttttttatggttattattacaTTAGGGAATGCCTGAAAATTGTTGTATGAGGCCAAGCTTCCTTTGTCCCTTTTGAGTTTTCAACAGGGAATTTTGTGTTTGTGCAGTACTAGTAGTGTGTACTTTGTACATATTGCTTTTGAAGAAGGAATTTCAGTGGCGGTCATTTGATTATTTACTGctagtaatattaaaatacttactattttaaaataaatatttttattgcatttaaaatgcttatattatatatttagcaAATGAAAGACAAATCATGTCTTTttcttaaaatgaaaaagaaaaagtactaATTTATTATCTGAGTCCCAAATCCTTAAGATGAGTAAAATGCTTGTATATTTAGTAGTTGTTCAATGCAGGCACAGGCAAAATTGAACAATATTTTTACAAATAGCCTGATTTTAGTGATCTAATTATGGTTTTAGACCCCTTATTATGTTGAAATTTGGGATTCAGTTTTTCTACTTTGATTTGGCATAATTTAGTCATTCTACTCTTACAATATTATTGGTAGGTTCAAATGGCTAATAGTACatcatttaaaaaagaaaacccagCTTTGAGATTCGGCTTTAGACTAATTGAACACTATTTATTGGATTTTTTAAGACAATAGGCAACTATTAACGGTGTTTATCAATTTGAATTTACTAAATGGTGTTTATCAACAATTTGGATTTACTTATAATCTTAAGGAagctttaaattctaaaattagaAAATCTAAAATATGAAGATTAGAATCTAATTTTTAGAGTAGTAGAGGGACTGCAATCATCATTAGACCTAAACTAGTATGTTTAGTGTTAAATTGTTAACGGCGTATATAGGAAGCCTTCAGACGACGCCGTTGAGTTGGTCTAGTTGCACCAAGTTTATACGACGACGTTGTGCTGACCCAAGTGGGGGCTAACAGCTCGTACAGAGCTTCAGGTTCAACATCAAAAGATTCAAAAGACGCTcgaacttttcaaatttcaaatcccTAATGTTCCCAAAAGAAGAAGGGGTCTCTGCAAATAAAATCTAATCTTCTCTGATAGATGGCTCTGAACAACAAGCTCAAAACCCTAGAGACCCGCATTGGCAATGGACGGGCCGAATCGGAACCCGACTCCGAAGAGGACTTGGAGGAGCTGCAATCAGATGTGAAGGAAATGGCAGAGAAGATTCTAGAATATAGAGCTACTATTCCAGATCAGCTTAAGACGACTCTCGATTCAATTCTTTCCGCTCAAAGACCCGATTTGCCCGGCATTGATGATGGGTCGGATCCTGGACCTTCAGCACAAAATAATGCAGGTAGAGTTACACCCTTCAATTTTATAAGATTTTTGGAATTGGGACTTAATAATTTTTTCTCCATAATTGACctagattttgtttatttttatagatTCAAAAGAGATGAAATCAGATGACGAACAAAGGGCGGAAGAGAAGATACGATCACTTAAAGGCAAAATTTCGAGTAACATTTCAGCAATGCCGGTTGTTTTGAAACGGATGAAAGTTTGCATTTCCAGGATTGAGAAGCTAGAGTCTTGCAATGGCATTATACACCCTGctttgaaaaagagaaaattagttGATCCAATGaagctttattttcataattGACGAAATCTAGATTTCGAAATGAAAGGCTTACTCTACtcgtgtgttttttttttttctccttccaCCATTGCAGGTATGGTTATGGTGTAATTACTTGAAGATACTGATTTCAATGTCTGTACCGCAAGGGAGCTTTCTGTAATGAAgtgctttctttttttatttagtaGTATTTTTGTTTCTCAATTCTACTAGGGGCTTTGATTGTCTTCTTAAAATGTAAGAGCTGTTTTCGATGTAATTATTTGTTAAGATTAGCCTTTTTAGTAAGGTATCTACATTTTTGGTACTAGTTTTAGAGTTTGATATCTTTTCAAGATTGCAACTTTAAACACTTTATTGTTGAGCTCTAATAGTATTAATTAGGGATAAATCACTATTTTGAAGCATGAACATTTTGGTTTGAATTaagtaattattttcatattggggtttgaatttttttttgtcgaATTTATACTCTAAACTTGGTAATTGTTTTTTATATTGGGACTTGAACTTGATAACTGTTCCCATGTCGAGGTTTGAAATATTATGGattaattttgacaaaaaaaagtttaagtcgAGAACAATTGCTAAGTTTAATgctaaacttgaaaaaaaaatcgtACTTTGATATAGTTCTCAAGTTCAAGCCCAAAAAAAtgatttaaccttttttttaaacaattataaGTTC contains:
- the LOC107934318 gene encoding uncharacterized protein, translating into MALNNKLKTLETRIGNGRAESEPDSEEDLEELQSDVKEMAEKILEYRATIPDQLKTTLDSILSAQRPDLPGIDDGSDPGPSAQNNADSKEMKSDDEQRAEEKIRSLKGKISSNISAMPVVLKRMKVCISRIEKLESCNGIIHPALKKRKLVDPMKLYFHN
- the LOC121202932 gene encoding uncharacterized protein; this encodes MNPQADKMVRRITMVATVTASYFLLTADYGPEPNALDPIKKSILSAQTSLKEFIVGSSREEHQGSSQSSNNNAKEHP